CGCGAACGGCGTCCGAGTCTTCAACGCCGCCGCGTCCTTCGACAACGTGGCCGTCGGAGCCGCCCGGTGACGTGAGGGATGCCCCAGGCCGGGAGCATGCACGGACCCTCGACTGTCAGTGGGGCGTGGCACGATCACGGGCATGACGGCGATCGACGCGCAGCTCATCCACGAGACGGCTGCGAAGCATGGCGTTCCGGGCTCTGTCGCGGAGGAGCTGCTGGTCCGTAGCCGGCCCTGCGTCTACCTCGTGCAGTACGAGGAAGTGCCGGCATCCCTGCGGGAGCAGGCCCGGCCTGCCGCACGGACCGGCGGGCTTCCCGCGTTGCCGGAGGGAGCGGAGTGGCCCGACGGGAGAGAGCCGTTGATACTCAGCGTCGACTGCGCGGCCCTGCCCCGTGATGCCCTGGACATCGAACTCCCCGCCGACGGGCACCTGTTGTTCTTCAGCGACATCGAATACCCGCCGGACTCCTCCGCGGTGCTCCATGTCCCTGCCGGAACTCCTACGACAGAGCACCCCGGGACGTATGACTTCGACGGCGAGTCCATGCAGGTCAGGGTCTATGAGTCCCACACTCTGTATCCCCTGGTCGGACTGACCCTCGACGAAGACTGGCGAGATGCCCCAGCAGCTGAAGCATTCGCGAAGGGGCACGACGACGTACTGGACCGGTTCGAGGAAGACTTCCTGGAAGCAGCAGCCGGCGGAACCCGCCCCGGCGTCTGCGTGCAGATCGGCGGCTTCTCCAACTCATGGGACATGGCCCCGGACACGGACGGCCTGGTGCTCCTCGCACAGCTGGCGGGGCAGGCGATCGACTACGAGGTGTTCACCCTGAACCTCATCGTGGGCACCCGCGAGGACATCGCCGCGCGACGGTACGACCGACTCCAGTACGAGCAGCAGTGCTGAGCCACGCCCCATTGCGGAGCGGGGGAGAGCGACATGGCGGACGCGCTCAGCTCGCCGACTTCGACGGTCCGGCCTGCGCGGCAAGCACTCGCTGCCGGGCCTGCTCGACAGCCTGCGTCAGGGCTGCGATGTCGTAGGCACCCTGGTGGCGGCGTCCGTTGATGAAGAACGTGGGTGTACCCGACACCCCGCTCAGGTCCGCGGAATCGATGTCCTCCGCGACACGCCGCGCGCCCCGTCGCTGCTCCAGGTCGTCCCGGAACCGCGCCATGTCGAGACCGAGTTCCTGCGCATACCGCAGCAGGTCCTCGATGCCGAGGGCGTCCTGCCGCTCGAGCAGCAGATCGTGCATCTCCCAGAACTTCCCCTGGCGTGCGGCGGCTTCCGACGCCTCGGCCGCCAGCTCCGCGTCGGGGTGCACATCCGACAGCGGCAGGTGCCGCCACACATAGCGGACGTCGTGCTCGTGACCCAGTAGTTCCCGCACGACCGGTTCGGCCTGCCCGCAGTACGGGCACTCGAAGTCGCCGTACTCCACCACCGTGACCGCTGCCTTCTCGGGCCCGCGGATCCGGTCGTGGCGGACGTCGACGGCGACCGCCAGATCTGTCAGCGTCTCGGTCGTGCCGAGCAGGGCCCGTGCTCTGCGGGCCTCCGGCAGCAGTCCGATGACGCCCGAGACCGCCCAGCTGAGGACGAAGGCAGCGACCAGGGTGGTGAGGACACCGATGCGCGCCTGGTCCAGTTCCTCGCCCTCGAAGGCGTGGGAGGCGATCAACAAGGACACGGTGAAGGCCGCCCCGGCGACGGCACCGCCCGCGGTGACCGAACCCCAGCCCACGTTGGGACGCAGGCGACCGCCCGTCAGCACCTGTGCACCCGCCATCGAGCCCACGACCCCGATCACTTTGCCGGCCGCGCAGCCGCAAACAATGCCCAGCGTGATGGGGGAGGTGAACGCTTCTTCCAGCTTGGCGCCGCTCAGCTCGATGCCGGCGTTGGCCAGCGCGAACAGGGGCACGATGCCGTAGCTCACCCAGGGCAGGAACTTCTGCTCCAGCCGCTCATTGGGGGAGATCGCCGCGGCGAGGCCCTGTACCGCGGAGCGCTGCAACTCCGGGGTGGGCTGCTCGCGGAAGAGACGGAACAGCTGGCTCGCCCGTTCGAGGTCACCCCGTGGCGCCGGGTAGGCGACGACCAGGGCGCCTACGGCCAGACCCGTCACGACTGGGTCGATCCCGGCCTCGTACAGCGCGACCCACACCACCACGGACAGGACGGCGCAGGGTGCGCTCTTGCGGATGCCCACCAACCGCAGGACGGCGATGATCAGCAGCACGCCCAGCGCCACCAGCAGTGCCGGCAGATGGATGCCCTCGCTGTAGAAGACGGCGATCACCAGCAGCGCGAGCAGATCGTCGACCACGGAGATCGACAGCATGAAAGCGCGCAGGGATGCCGGCAGCCGTGAGCCGAGTACGGCCAGGATGCCCAGGGCGAAGGCGGTGTCGGTCGACATCGCCGTACCCCAGCCGTGCACCGAATCATGACCGGCGTTGATCGCGATGTAGATCGCCGCGGGTACGACCATGCTTCCTAGGCCGGCCGCGGCGCTGAGCAGCACCCAGCGGCGGTCCCGCAGTTCCCCCATGTCGAACTCGCGCCGCGCCTCCAGGCCGACCACGAAGAAGAACAGACTCATCAGCCCGGCATTGATCCACTCGTGCAGGTCGAGTGAGAGATGGTGGGTGTCGAAGCCGATGGTGAAGTGCGCTCCCCACACCTCTTCGTAGGAGTGCGCATCGACGTTGGCCCACACCAGGGCCGCGGCCACGGCTGCCAGCAACAGAGCGGCGCTGCCCGTCTCGGTCTGCACGAACGTCCGCCAACGCGCCCTGGTCTGGTTGGACAGGGTCTCACTCGCCTCGCTGGGGTCTTGGCCGCTCACCCGGCCAATTATCGCCACCGGCGCTGGCGCGGCCCGCAGACAGCTTGCCGCCACCGCTGTTTACCCCTGAAGGCCCACCCGGACGGCAGATGACGACGCGGCGCCGAGCAAGCCATGGGCCGGTCCCGGGGGCGATGGAAACGCCCCCGGGGCCTCCCGCCGATGCGGGATCAGACATGGATCAGGGGAACTGCGTGACCTTGGACGGAACGGTGTCCGTCCCCGACGTCGGCGCTCCCGTGTCATTGATGACGTGGCGGTACTGACCCTTGCCGCCGAGGGAGATCACCATCAGGTGGCGCATCTTGATGCCGGGCTTGACCGGCACCTGGAAGCCGTGGTGCTGGACGATGGTGTCGTCCGAGGTGTAGTTGCAGTAGCTTCCCAGCGCCCACGCCTCGTGCTCGTTCACCGTGTCGGCGACCTTGTAGGCCGCGTATCCGACGATGCCGTCATGGGTGATGGCGGCCTCGTTCGGGGCGTCGTAGGCCTTCTCGTTCTGGAAGAAGATCGTGCGGCCGCGCTCGCCGCTCCAGAACACGTCGTACTTGTTGAAGTGCTCCACGAACAGTCCGGTGGTCAGGACGTCGTCGCCGTTGACGCGAAGCCCGTAGTCGGCCCGGTTGGTGTCCCAGCCGACTCCCTCACCGTGGTCGGCACGCCAGATCCAGGTGTGGTCGATGAGCACGTCGTCGCTGTTGACGACGACCGAGTTCGTGGCGAGCCCCGGACCCGCGCCGCCGATGCGGACGAACACGTCTTGCATGGTGGTGGGGTTGGCGGAGTGGTCGGCCGACGCGCCGGGCTCGCCGATCCGCAGCAACGTGTCCGAGTTGGACGGTCCGGCGTCGATCAGGAAACCGGCGAGCCGCACGCCGTCGACGTCCGCCACGTGCATGGCGTCGACGCCCCCGTCGGGGATGATCGTGGCCAGGCCCAGCCCGAGGACGACGGTGTTGGCCCGGTCCACCTCGATGGTCTGGTCGATGTGGTACACGCCGGGCGTGAACAGCAGGTTGAGGCCCTGGTCCAGCGCCGCGTTGATGGTGGCGGCCGTCGCACCGGGCTTGACCACGTAGAACTGGTCCAGCGGCAGGGACGACCCGCCGGCGTTCGCCGGCCAGGACACACCGCGCGAGTTGGTGCGCTTGGCGGGCACGAAGACCTTGTAGGTGTTGCCGTCCAGGTAGAGGAACGGCTTCTCCCGGGAGATCGGGGTGGTGTCGAACGTGGTGTACGGCCCGGTGGCGAAGTTGGTCGCGGGCGCGCCCTCGACACCGGTGAACGTCATGTTCCACACGCCGTTGGTCCAGCCGCCGACGGAGCTGTCGCGGGTGTACCACTGCTGCTGGCTGTACGGACCGACGGTGCCGTCGATCTTCGAATCGGCGATGTATCCGCCGGAGGCCCAGCCGTAGCCGTTGGGGGCGAGGTTGAGGCCGCCCTTGACGTGGATCCGCCTGAACGGCGCGGCCTGGGCGACCGCCCATCGGTCGGTGCCGTTGGACGGAGTGACGGCCAGGTTCTCCGCCGAACGCCAGAAGTTCTGGGTGGCGTTCCCGTTGAACCAGCCCGCGTCGACGGTGATGTCACCGTTGATCTGGACGTCGTCGGGGTTGAGGCCGAGGCCCGACACGGAGGTGTAGAAGCCCAGTTGGGCGTTGATGTCGTTGTAGGTGCCCGGCTTCATCAGGAACTGGTAGCGACCGCTGCCGAACTGGCTTGCCTCCTGCTGCGCGAAGACCTGGTCGAACCTCTGCTGCAGGTTCGGCGTGGAGGGGTCCACGACGATGACGTTCGGGCCCAGGTCACCGCCGCCCTCGATGGGACCGCTGCCACCGGACTCGGTGTGCACGGAGACCTCCCAGAGGGAGTAGCCGTAGCCGGTCCCGCGGGCCGTGCCCAGGATGCGTACGTAGCGGCCCGAGCCGTCGACCTCGTAGGAGGCCTGGCCGCCGGTCGCCCCGGTCACCTCCTTGACGGTGCTCCAGTCCTGTCCGTTGCCGGAGGTCTGGATCCGGAAGTCCTTGGCGTACGCGGCCTCCCAGTTCAGGTCGACCTTGCACACGTCGCGCGCCGATCCCAGGTCGACCTGGACCCACTGCGGGTCGGAGGCCTGGCTCGACCAGCGGGTGCCGGTGTCACCGTCGAACGCGGCCGAGGCGGGTGTACCGGCGTTCTCGACCGAGGAGGCGGAAGAGGCCTTGCCGCGGGCGGCGTTGGCCGTGTCGCAGGACGCAGGCTGGGTGCCGCCGGTGGTGCCGAAGACCTGGAACTCCCACAGGGAGTAGCCCCATGGCGTGGCCCGGCTGAGCCCTTGCATCCGTACGTAGCGGGCCTGCCCCGACACATCCACGGTGTCGACGCCGCCGTCGCTGCCCGTCACGGTCTTGGCGTCGCTCCAGCCGGCGCCGTCCTGCGAGAACTGGATCTTGTAGTCCTTGCCGTATGCGGCTTCCCAGTCGAGTACGACCCGGGTGACGGAGGCCGTGGCGCCCAGGTCCACCTGTAGCCACTGGTTGTCGCTCGCGGCCGAGGACCACCTGGTGCCCCGGTCACCGTCCACCGCGCCGGCGGCGGGCGTCGCGGCGTTCTCGTTCGAGGAGGACATGACGCTCTTGCCCTGGGACAGTGGCGTTTCGGCTGCCGCGGCGGGCAGTTGGGCGGGGAGGGTGATCAGCGCCGCGGTGGCGATCAGCGAGACACCCAGCGCTCTGCGTCTGAGGCGTCCGGCGACATTCATGAGTCTCATGCATCAGCTTTCTGCGGGAGCGGTGCGGGATTCGGACGAGCCTGCTTCCTGCAGCGCGAGCGGACCGCCGCGATGGTGCCGCGACGATCCGCATCGCTTGTGTGCCAAGGCATGCCGGAGGGCAACACAGCAGTACAGCAACTTAGTTCACGCTTTGATTTAAGTGGCGCGGCAATCTGTGGGCAACCCCTTGGACATGGTTTTGTCGCGGGGCGCGCAATTCGGGAGCGGGGCGGGGGGTAGGCCGAGCTTCGGCGTGGGGGAGCGGGGGAGGGGGCCGGGCTGTGGCGCAGCACGTTGGTGCCGCTAGTCCTCGAGGAGGGCCGCTTCCTCATCGGTGAGCCGGTCGAAGCAGGCGTCCTCGGTGACCGTGGCGCTGGACTGGCTCCAGGTCGACAGGGTGTTGTGTCGCGCGTAGAGGGTCCAGCCCTGCTTCTTGTAGGTGGCCATGAAGTAAGTGCCGCGATCCCTGACCGGCACTTCCTTGGCGGCCCCGGACTTCTTCCAGCCGCGCGCGGCCAGGTTCGAGAGGACGAGTTCGAGCTGCTTTCGCGACGGGTCGGGCTTGGACGCCGATGAGGCGGAGTCCGCTCTGTCATGCGTCCAGGAGACCGTGCAAGGGGACAGACGTGCGATGAGTGCGGCCAGCTTCCGCTTCTTCTCTGTTTCTCCCGGTCCGGGTGAGGGGTCTGGGCCCAGCTCCGTCAGCCCCTCGGGCGCGCCGGCGGCCGCTGCGGCCGCTTCCAGGTCTGCCTGTACGTCCCGCTGGCCGAACGGTGCGGGCGAGGCGGTGGCCGAGGAGGCCGCCGTAGGGGTGGAGGACACGGTGCCGCCGCAGCCGGCGCTGAGGGCCGCTCCCGCGACGGCGGTCACGAGCCAACTGGCCTTGGTCCGGGTGGTACGCATGCGGTGTTCCCTCGGTGCGTGGTCACCGCGGGCGGCTGGGCCGGTGCCGGGGTGGATTCTCGATGTTGCGAACCCGGATCTTCGCACGGGGTGCCTCTGACCTGCGCAGGGAGGGCTCGGCTTGTTCGGGTGTGGTCGGCTGAGCCGACGCGGGTGCGGCCCGGGGCCGGGTGGCGGCGTCGGCGGTGAGGGGGTGGGACTCCCTGTTTCCGGGGTCTCTGAACTGTGGCCGCTGTCGCAGTGTCACAAGCGTGTTCGGAAACGGCTCCTGCTCGATGTGATCAGGCGGAAGCATCGCCGTCATGCGGCATGATCACCGGAACATTCCGACTCTCGGGGGATTTCTCATGGCTTATACAGCTCGTCCACGCCGTACCACCATGGTCCTGGCCACTCTCTCGCTCGGTGTCATGGCACTGACGGCATGCAACGGTGACGGGGAGAAGGACTCGGCCGCTCCGAGTGCGTCATCGAGCCCGTCCGGTGCGGGTGCCGGCAAGGGATCCGCCGCGCCCTCGACGTCCGCCCCGAGCGATGGCGGCAAGGCCGACGGCGACTCCGCCGGCAGCGGTGGCAGCACCCCGCAGGCGTCGGCGCCCGCGGCCGACGACGGCCAGGACGGGGGCGTGGGCATGTGCGAGACGACCGACCTGAGCTACAACGTCACTGTCGCCTCCAAGCCCGTCAACCATGCCTTGCTGAAGGCGACGAACAAGAGCAGTGACTCCTGTCTGCTGCCGGCCAACGAGTTGGTGATCACGATTCCGGGGCTCGACGGAGCCGCCGAGCACGCGGGCCCCGAGGGCAAGGACTGGATCCTGAAGTCCGGCGAGTCCGCCTACGCCGGGATCTTGTTCGCGCGCGCCGACACCGAGGGCGGCAAGACCGCGGACAAGGTGGAGATCGCGCTGACGCCCGCCGAGAGCCCTGCGACGGTTCCGATCAACGATGGCCCCGTCACGGTCAATGACGGCCAGGTCACCAGCTTCTTCGGCACCGCCGAGGACGCACTCACTTACTGATCACGTCGCCGCCCCGGGCAGGACTGACCACCCGCAGCCTTAGACGCGCTCCAGCGGGTGGTGAGGGAGGGGCGGGAGCTCGACCTGGATGGGATCGGCGGGGCGGACGGTCCCTCCATGGCGCACCACAGCCATGACGCCACTCTTGAATGTGAACTCGCCTGACACGGGGTCCATTTCGAAGACCTCACCGAGCAGCCCTTTGCGGAAGTCGTTGATCTTCGCACACGGGTTACG
The DNA window shown above is from Streptomyces chartreusis and carries:
- a CDS encoding DUF1963 domain-containing protein, which codes for MTAIDAQLIHETAAKHGVPGSVAEELLVRSRPCVYLVQYEEVPASLREQARPAARTGGLPALPEGAEWPDGREPLILSVDCAALPRDALDIELPADGHLLFFSDIEYPPDSSAVLHVPAGTPTTEHPGTYDFDGESMQVRVYESHTLYPLVGLTLDEDWRDAPAAEAFAKGHDDVLDRFEEDFLEAAAGGTRPGVCVQIGGFSNSWDMAPDTDGLVLLAQLAGQAIDYEVFTLNLIVGTREDIAARRYDRLQYEQQC
- a CDS encoding Na+/H+ antiporter NhaA — protein: MSGQDPSEASETLSNQTRARWRTFVQTETGSAALLLAAVAAALVWANVDAHSYEEVWGAHFTIGFDTHHLSLDLHEWINAGLMSLFFFVVGLEARREFDMGELRDRRWVLLSAAAGLGSMVVPAAIYIAINAGHDSVHGWGTAMSTDTAFALGILAVLGSRLPASLRAFMLSISVVDDLLALLVIAVFYSEGIHLPALLVALGVLLIIAVLRLVGIRKSAPCAVLSVVVWVALYEAGIDPVVTGLAVGALVVAYPAPRGDLERASQLFRLFREQPTPELQRSAVQGLAAAISPNERLEQKFLPWVSYGIVPLFALANAGIELSGAKLEEAFTSPITLGIVCGCAAGKVIGVVGSMAGAQVLTGGRLRPNVGWGSVTAGGAVAGAAFTVSLLIASHAFEGEELDQARIGVLTTLVAAFVLSWAVSGVIGLLPEARRARALLGTTETLTDLAVAVDVRHDRIRGPEKAAVTVVEYGDFECPYCGQAEPVVRELLGHEHDVRYVWRHLPLSDVHPDAELAAEASEAAARQGKFWEMHDLLLERQDALGIEDLLRYAQELGLDMARFRDDLEQRRGARRVAEDIDSADLSGVSGTPTFFINGRRHQGAYDIAALTQAVEQARQRVLAAQAGPSKSAS
- a CDS encoding DUF4232 domain-containing protein → MALTACNGDGEKDSAAPSASSSPSGAGAGKGSAAPSTSAPSDGGKADGDSAGSGGSTPQASAPAADDGQDGGVGMCETTDLSYNVTVASKPVNHALLKATNKSSDSCLLPANELVITIPGLDGAAEHAGPEGKDWILKSGESAYAGILFARADTEGGKTADKVEIALTPAESPATVPINDGPVTVNDGQVTSFFGTAEDALTY
- a CDS encoding discoidin domain-containing protein, which produces MRLMNVAGRLRRRALGVSLIATAALITLPAQLPAAAAETPLSQGKSVMSSSNENAATPAAGAVDGDRGTRWSSAASDNQWLQVDLGATASVTRVVLDWEAAYGKDYKIQFSQDGAGWSDAKTVTGSDGGVDTVDVSGQARYVRMQGLSRATPWGYSLWEFQVFGTTGGTQPASCDTANAARGKASSASSVENAGTPASAAFDGDTGTRWSSQASDPQWVQVDLGSARDVCKVDLNWEAAYAKDFRIQTSGNGQDWSTVKEVTGATGGQASYEVDGSGRYVRILGTARGTGYGYSLWEVSVHTESGGSGPIEGGGDLGPNVIVVDPSTPNLQQRFDQVFAQQEASQFGSGRYQFLMKPGTYNDINAQLGFYTSVSGLGLNPDDVQINGDITVDAGWFNGNATQNFWRSAENLAVTPSNGTDRWAVAQAAPFRRIHVKGGLNLAPNGYGWASGGYIADSKIDGTVGPYSQQQWYTRDSSVGGWTNGVWNMTFTGVEGAPATNFATGPYTTFDTTPISREKPFLYLDGNTYKVFVPAKRTNSRGVSWPANAGGSSLPLDQFYVVKPGATAATINAALDQGLNLLFTPGVYHIDQTIEVDRANTVVLGLGLATIIPDGGVDAMHVADVDGVRLAGFLIDAGPSNSDTLLRIGEPGASADHSANPTTMQDVFVRIGGAGPGLATNSVVVNSDDVLIDHTWIWRADHGEGVGWDTNRADYGLRVNGDDVLTTGLFVEHFNKYDVFWSGERGRTIFFQNEKAYDAPNEAAITHDGIVGYAAYKVADTVNEHEAWALGSYCNYTSDDTIVQHHGFQVPVKPGIKMRHLMVISLGGKGQYRHVINDTGAPTSGTDTVPSKVTQFP